Proteins from one Mycolicibacter virginiensis genomic window:
- the map gene encoding type I methionyl aminopeptidase: protein MVGWAKRRKAVPHRSPGELDAMAAAGAVVAAALAAVREAAAVGVSTLQLDEIAESVIRDAGATPSFLGYHGFPASICSSVNDRVVHGIPTADEVLAAGDLVSIDCGAILDGWHGDAAVTFGIETLSVADENLSAATRQAMEAGIAAMVVGNRLSDVSHAIEMGARAASTQFKRSFGIVAGYGGHGIGRQMHMDPFLPNEGSPGRGPLLVAGSVLAIEPMLTLGTDQTVILEDEWTVVTADGSRAAHWEHSVAVTEDGPRILTSPAAG from the coding sequence GTGGTCGGGTGGGCGAAGCGGCGCAAAGCGGTGCCGCATCGCAGCCCCGGTGAGCTCGACGCGATGGCTGCGGCGGGCGCTGTCGTCGCCGCCGCACTGGCCGCAGTGCGCGAAGCGGCGGCGGTCGGCGTCTCGACTCTGCAGCTGGACGAAATCGCCGAATCGGTGATCCGGGACGCGGGTGCCACGCCCTCGTTCCTGGGCTACCACGGCTTCCCGGCCTCGATCTGCAGCTCGGTCAACGACCGGGTGGTGCACGGCATCCCCACGGCGGACGAGGTGCTGGCGGCCGGCGACCTGGTGTCCATCGACTGCGGCGCGATCCTGGACGGCTGGCACGGCGACGCCGCGGTCACCTTCGGGATCGAGACGCTGAGTGTCGCCGACGAAAACCTGTCCGCGGCGACCCGGCAGGCGATGGAGGCCGGCATCGCGGCGATGGTGGTGGGCAACCGACTCAGCGACGTGTCACACGCCATCGAGATGGGCGCCCGGGCCGCGTCGACTCAGTTCAAGCGCTCGTTCGGCATCGTTGCCGGTTACGGCGGCCACGGTATCGGCCGCCAGATGCACATGGACCCCTTCCTGCCCAACGAGGGATCGCCGGGCCGCGGCCCGCTGCTGGTGGCTGGCTCGGTGCTGGCCATCGAGCCGATGCTGACCCTGGGCACCGACCAGACCGTGATCCTTGAAGACGAGTGGACTGTCGTCACCGCCGATGGGTCACGCGCCGCGCACTGGGAGCACAGCGTCGCGGTGACCGAGGACGGGCCCAGAATTCTGACCAGCCCGGCCGCCGGCTGA